A section of the Amycolatopsis sp. AA4 genome encodes:
- a CDS encoding MarR family winged helix-turn-helix transcriptional regulator → MSSEREDLVAELLLRARELSTETVMFHTALAERNGLSTVESKVTDYLARLGPLTPKELAEYAGLAPASVTALIDRLERKGVVNRMPHPDDRRKVLVGVAPENVERAAPLWDYIVAATKAAAAGYTDEQLQTVIGFLHQAAAITHESTVRLTHRSAE, encoded by the coding sequence ATGTCAAGCGAACGCGAGGATCTGGTCGCTGAGCTGCTGCTTCGGGCTCGGGAGCTGTCGACCGAGACGGTCATGTTCCACACCGCGCTCGCCGAGCGGAACGGCCTCTCGACGGTCGAAAGCAAGGTCACCGACTACCTCGCCCGGCTCGGTCCGCTCACCCCGAAGGAACTGGCCGAGTACGCCGGGCTCGCGCCCGCGTCCGTGACCGCGCTGATTGACCGGCTCGAGCGCAAGGGGGTCGTCAATCGGATGCCGCATCCGGACGACCGGCGGAAAGTGCTCGTCGGGGTCGCTCCGGAGAACGTCGAGCGGGCCGCTCCGCTGTGGGACTACATCGTCGCGGCGACCAAAGCGGCCGCGGCGGGCTACACCGACGAGCAACTCCAAACGGTGATCGGCTTCCTCCATCAGGCAGCGGCGATCACCCACGAGTCAACCGTGCGTCTCACTCATCGCTCAGCGGAGTGA